One genomic segment of Lytechinus pictus isolate F3 Inbred chromosome 18, Lp3.0, whole genome shotgun sequence includes these proteins:
- the LOC129282032 gene encoding tetratricopeptide repeat protein 19, mitochondrial-like → MVLFGSHCTFHFFKERAPGVVPEAVLPAFGIPGFALCSASLLFSFWKEDKKETIEMMIARAVIAERENRLEDADKFYHQATVMCEKEKNSQALLYTYDQMANFNMRHGRLMKAENLFKETLKLLLSSGIQQEDPGVVEISLKLSRIYERMGSRNDEADVGFKWCIDTSEKLLKDTPDDSTVESYMYDKIMNLKSLLGMCLDAYARFLGATNRLADAERLYKRALEICESDLQVDGSPHPQTVVLLNDLGTICDMRGNRDDAIEHVERAVELAEKSSPAVLPTILCNLASIKMHKGLKDEARTIYKRALKLAEKEGDREAVLIIRANLQKVL, encoded by the exons GCCCTGTGCTCTGCCAGTTTATTGTTCAGCTTTTGGAAGGAAGACAAGAAAGAGACAATAGAAATGATGATTGCTAGAGCAGTG ATAGCAGAGAGGGAGAATAGATTGGAAGATGCAGACAAGTTCTACCATCAGGCAACTGTTATGTGTGAGAAGGAGAAGAACTCACAAGCTTTACTCTATACATATGATCAG ATGGCTAACTTCAACATGAGGCATGGTCGGTTGATGAAGGCGGAGAATCTCTTCAAGGAGACACTGAAGCTCCTGTTGAGCTCAGGGATCCAGCAGGAGGATCCAGGAGTAGTAGAGATCTCCTTGAAGCTCTCTCGGATCTATGAACGCATGGGAAG CAGAAATGATGAAGCAGATGTAGGATTCAAATGGTGCATCGACACATCAGAGAAACTACTCAAAGACACACCCGATGATTCCACAGTAGAAAG ctacatgtatgacaagATAATGAACCTGAAATCCTTGTTAGGTATGTGTCTGGATGCCTACGCTCGGTTTCTTGGTGCGACCAACAGGCTAGCTGATGCAGAGAGGTTGTATAAGAGAGCCCTAGAGATATGTGAAAGTGACCTTCAGGTGGATGGCTCTCCACACCCTCAG ACGGTTGTCTTGCTGAATGACTTGGGGACAATCTGTGATATGAGAGGGAACCGAGACGATGCGATTGAGCATGTTGAACGAGCAGTAGAGTTGGCCGAGAAGTCATCCCCAGCAGTATTACCCACCATCCTTTGTAATCTCGCTTCTATCAAGATGCATAAAG GTTTGAAAGATGAAGCCAGAACCATCTACAAGAGAGCATTGAAGCTTGCAGAGAAAGAAGGTGACCGAGAAGCAGTACTTATCATCAGGGCTAACCTCCAGAAAGTTTTATGA